The Sulfitobacter alexandrii genomic interval GAGAAACCGGCCCCGTGCGGACTGAGATAGCGGTCTCGGAAAGTCTCGGGCGTGAAGACGAGTTCGGTGCTGATCCGCGCGCGGAAGCCCGGCATGATACCTTCCAGCACCGCCGCGACCTTCTCGCGGTAGGCGGGTTCCTCGGCCTGCCAATCCACCGGGTCTTTCCAGCCGAGGTGCGGCACCGGCGACAGCACGTAGAAGGTGTCATCCCCCGCCGGTGCAACCCCCGGATCGGTGACCGACGGACGGTGGATATAGAGGCTCATGTCGTCGGCCAGCTTGCCACGCATGAAGATATCGCGCAGCAGCCCCTTGAACCGCGGTCCGTTCTGGATGGTGTGATGCCCGACGTCCGGCCACATGCCGGCCGTGTCCTTCGTCCCGAAATACCAGACGTAAAGACCCATGGACCATCGCCGCCGCGCCAGCTTGCGCCGGGTCCATCGGCGCTTGCCGTGGTTGCGCAGCAGCCGGTCATAGGTATGGCCCGCATCCGCGTTGCTGACCACCAGCCCCGCATCGAGCGTGCTGCCGTCGGTCAGCGTGACGCCGCGCGCCGCGCCGCCTTCGATGCGGATCTCGTCCACCTCGGCGTTCTGGCGGATGATGCCGCCCTGCCCGCGCACCACGCCCGCCATGGCATCGGCGATCGCCTGTACGCCACCCATCGCGTAATGCACCCCGAATTCCTTTTCGAGGTGCGCGACCAGCGCGTAGATCGAGGTCACATGTGCCGGGTCGCCCCCGATGAACAGCGGATGGAATGACAGCGCCATGCGCAGCCGCTCGTCCCGCACCCGCGAGGCGGCAAGGCCGTAGATCGACCGGTCCGCCCGGAGCTGGACGAACTTCGGCAGGACCTTGATCGTCTCGATCAGCCGGTGCATCGGCCGCGCCACCATCCCCTCGAAACCCACGACGTAGCGGGCGTGAGAATCGCGCAGGAATTTCTTGTAGCCGTCCAGATCATCGGGGTTGATGCGGTCGATCTCGGCGAACATCCGGTCGTCGTCGCCGCAGGCACGAAAGCGCGTCCCGTCGGGCCAGCGCACCTCGTAGAACGGGTCGAGCGGGCGCAGGTCCACATCCTTGCGAAAGTCGCGACCGCAGACGGCCCAGAGGTCTTCGAGAAGCTGCGGCACCGTGACGATTGTCGGGCCGAGATCGAACCGGTGCCCTGACTGGGTGATCGACGATCCCCGGCCGCCGGGGCGGTCGAGCCGGTCAAGGACCGTCACGGCATAGCCCTTGGCCCCCAGCCGCATCGCGGCGGCCAGCCCGCCAAGGCCGGCACCGATCACAATCGCGCGGATGTCCTGGGTCATGTCGTATCCTGTCAGCTTCTGAAAGCGTACATCTGTCCACTTTGGTTTACAACAATTCCCTGATCGGTCTTTTCAAGCGCGGCATAAGATGTAAACTTGACTGGACAGCCAAGGGGACTCGCAAACCGGTGACACAGGTGGTCAGCCTCAGCTTCTACCGCTTCGAGGGCGTGTTCGCCCGCCTGTGGGCCTTTGCCATGATGGGGCTGGCCCGGCGCTCCATGTCCCGCGTGGCCGGCATCGGCTTCTGGAAGCTCTGCGGCTCCGGCACGGGAGAGGGTTTCACGCCGCGGCCCAACTTCGGGGTCTATGCTATTCTCTGTACATGGCCCGATCTGGCTGCCGCACGCGCCGCCCAGGCCACGGCCCCGGTGTTCGCCGGATACGCCGCCCGCGCCAGCGAACACTGGACCCTCTACATGACCACCGACAGCGTGCGCGGCGCGTGGTCGGGAGAGACACCGTTCGTCCCCGGTGCAGGCAGGTCCGACGTTCCGCTCGCCGCGCTGACCCGGGCCACCATCAAACCTTCGATCCTCGCGCGTTTCTGGCGGCGCGTGCCCGATATTTCCGCGGTGATCGGGCGCGACCCCAACGTCGTCTTCAAGATCGGCATCGGAGAAGTGCCATGGCTGCACCAGGTCACCTTCTCGATCTGGCCGGATGCGGCGCGCATGGCCGATTTCGCCCGTACCGGCCCCCACGCCGAGGCCATCCGCGCGGTCCGCACCGAAGGCTGGTTCCGCGAAGAACTCTATGCCCGTTTCTCGCTTCTGGACGAGGACGGCACCTGGGGCGGCACATCGCCCCTGCAACAGTTGGAGAGACCATGACACAACCCTTTCCCTTTTCCGCCATTGTCGGCCAGGACGACATGAAGCGCGCGATGCTGCTGACTGCCATCGACCCCTCCATCGGCGGCGTGCTGGTCTTTGGCGATCGGGGCACCGGCAAATCGACAGCGGTGCGTGCCCTTGCGGCGCTTCTGCCCCCGATCTCCGCCGTGCGTGCCTGCCCCGTCAACAGCGCGCGGCTGGCGGACTGCCCCGCGTGGGCCGGTGTGGTCGATGGCACCACGCAGGACATTCCCACGCCGGTCGTCGATCTGCCGCTCGGGGCCTCGGAGGATCGCGTCACCGGCGCGCTGGACATCGAAAAGGCCCTGACGAGAGGCGAAAAGGCGTTCCAGCCGGGGCTTCTGGCCGCGGCGAACCGCGGGTATCTCTACATCGACGAGGTCAACCTGCTGGAAGACCACATCGTCGACCTTCTGCTCGATGTCGCACAGTCCGGGGAGAACGTGATCGAGCGTGAGGGCCTGTCGATCCGGCATCCGGCGCGGTTCGTTCTGGTGGGGTCCGGGAACCCCGAAGAAGGTGAGCTGCGGCCGCAATTGCTGGACCGGTTCGGCTTGTCGGTCGATGTCGCCTCGCCCACGGATATCGACGAGCGGGTCGAGGTCATCAAGCGCCGGGATGCCTACGAGAATGACAATGCCGCCTTCATGCTCCGCTGGCAGGCCGAGGATGCCGCACTGCGCGACCGGATCATCAGCGCGCGCAAGGCTCTGGCGCAGCTCAGGACGCCGGACAGCGCGTTGCGGGACGTCGCCGAACTTTGCATCAAGCTGGGGTCGGACGGCTTGCGCGGTGAACTCACCTTGCTCAAGGCGGCCCGTGCCTACGCCGCCTACCGCGACGACACGGCGCTGGCCCGTGCGCATATCCGCGACGTGGCGGCCCTGGCCCTGCGCCACCGGCTGCGCCGCGATCCGCTGGACGAAGCGGGCACCGGCACCCGTGTCGACCGTGTGGTCGAGGACGTGCTGGGATGACGCCCTTCGCCCGTGCGACACTGGCGCTCAGGCTGCTTGCGCTGGATCCCGCCGGCTTGGGCGGAATCATCCTGCGCGCCCGCGCCGGACCCGCCCGGGACGCCTTTGCCGCCCTGCTGCCCCGCGCTTGCACCCGACTTCACCCCGGTCTTTCCGTCGAAGCCCTCACGGGCGGCGTCGATATCTCGCAAAGTCTCGCACAGAGCCGTGTCGTTCGGCATGCAGGCCTGTTGGAGCGGCCGGAGCGCCTGCTCGTGCTGCCGATGGCAGAGCGGCTGGAGGAAACGACCGCCGCCCCCCTCTGCGCCCTTCTGGACCGAGGCGGGCATCGCGGCCTCATCGCGCTGGATGAAAGCGCCGAGGACGACACCGGCCTGCCGCCCGCGCTCGCGGACCGGCTGGCCTTTCACGTGGATTTCGCGGGGCTCGGGCTGCACGACTGCGTGACCCCGGAATGTGACCCCGAAGCGCGGGGCCAGGTACCGAAAAAGGTATCGTACGACGAGGCCGTCCTGCGCGACATAACCGGGCTTTGCATGACGCTCGGCATTTCCAGCCTGCGCGCGGCAAGCAGCGCGCTGCGCGCCGCCCACGCCCATGCGGCGCTGGCCGAGCGCGACCGGGTCACGGCGGATGACATCGCCGTCGCCGCCGAACTCGTCCTCGCCCCGCGCGCCACCCGGCTGCCGGACGACGCGCCGCCGCCGGAACCGACGCCGGAGGAGCAGAATGACGGTGGGGCCGATGACGGGCCCGAGACGGATGGCCAGAACGCCCTGCCCGCCGAGATGCTGCTGGCCGCGATCCGCACCGCCCTGCCCCCGGATATTCTAGCGGGAACGGGCGCGGGCACCGGCAAGACCACCAGCGGAAGCGGCGCGGGCCGCCGCCGGATCGGGAACCGGCGGGGCCGCCCCCTCCCCGCTCGCGAGGGCGGCGCCCGCGGCGCGCAACCCCGTGTCGATCTTGTCGCCACCCTGCGTGCCGCGATCCCCTGGCAGCGTCTGAGGCGGGAACGGCAACCGGATCGTATCGGCCCGATCATCGCACCCGCCGACCTGCGGTACAAACGCTTCGAGGACCTGTCCGACCGGCTGCTGGTTTTCGCAGTCGATGCGTCAGGCTCCGCCGCGCTGGCGCGCCTGGCCGAGGCCAAGGGCGCGGTCGAACTGCTGCTGGCGGACGCCTATGCAAGTCGTGACCACGTCGCCCTGATCGCCTTTCGGGGGCGCGACGCCGAACTGCTGCTGCCCCCCACCCGGTCGCTGGTACAGACCAAGCGGCGGCTGGCCGACCTGCCGGGCGGCGGCGGCACACCGCTTGCCGCGGGTCTCAAGGCAGGACTGGAGACGATCCTGCCCGCACAGCGCCGTGGGCTGACACCCGTCTTGATCCTGCTGACGGATGGGCGGGGGAACATCGACCTTTCGGGGGC includes:
- the crtA gene encoding spheroidene monooxygenase gives rise to the protein MTQVVSLSFYRFEGVFARLWAFAMMGLARRSMSRVAGIGFWKLCGSGTGEGFTPRPNFGVYAILCTWPDLAAARAAQATAPVFAGYAARASEHWTLYMTTDSVRGAWSGETPFVPGAGRSDVPLAALTRATIKPSILARFWRRVPDISAVIGRDPNVVFKIGIGEVPWLHQVTFSIWPDAARMADFARTGPHAEAIRAVRTEGWFREELYARFSLLDEDGTWGGTSPLQQLERP
- the bchI gene encoding magnesium chelatase ATPase subunit I; this translates as MTQPFPFSAIVGQDDMKRAMLLTAIDPSIGGVLVFGDRGTGKSTAVRALAALLPPISAVRACPVNSARLADCPAWAGVVDGTTQDIPTPVVDLPLGASEDRVTGALDIEKALTRGEKAFQPGLLAAANRGYLYIDEVNLLEDHIVDLLLDVAQSGENVIEREGLSIRHPARFVLVGSGNPEEGELRPQLLDRFGLSVDVASPTDIDERVEVIKRRDAYENDNAAFMLRWQAEDAALRDRIISARKALAQLRTPDSALRDVAELCIKLGSDGLRGELTLLKAARAYAAYRDDTALARAHIRDVAALALRHRLRRDPLDEAGTGTRVDRVVEDVLG
- a CDS encoding magnesium chelatase subunit D, which translates into the protein MTPFARATLALRLLALDPAGLGGIILRARAGPARDAFAALLPRACTRLHPGLSVEALTGGVDISQSLAQSRVVRHAGLLERPERLLVLPMAERLEETTAAPLCALLDRGGHRGLIALDESAEDDTGLPPALADRLAFHVDFAGLGLHDCVTPECDPEARGQVPKKVSYDEAVLRDITGLCMTLGISSLRAASSALRAAHAHAALAERDRVTADDIAVAAELVLAPRATRLPDDAPPPEPTPEEQNDGGADDGPETDGQNALPAEMLLAAIRTALPPDILAGTGAGTGKTTSGSGAGRRRIGNRRGRPLPAREGGARGAQPRVDLVATLRAAIPWQRLRRERQPDRIGPIIAPADLRYKRFEDLSDRLLVFAVDASGSAALARLAEAKGAVELLLADAYASRDHVALIAFRGRDAELLLPPTRSLVQTKRRLADLPGGGGTPLAAGLKAGLETILPAQRRGLTPVLILLTDGRGNIDLSGAADRASAGSDAADMARHIAATGVRCIVIDTGRRPEHALKDLALSLRARHVSLPQADARTLSKTVSANLAG
- a CDS encoding phytoene desaturase — protein: MTQDIRAIVIGAGLGGLAAAMRLGAKGYAVTVLDRLDRPGGRGSSITQSGHRFDLGPTIVTVPQLLEDLWAVCGRDFRKDVDLRPLDPFYEVRWPDGTRFRACGDDDRMFAEIDRINPDDLDGYKKFLRDSHARYVVGFEGMVARPMHRLIETIKVLPKFVQLRADRSIYGLAASRVRDERLRMALSFHPLFIGGDPAHVTSIYALVAHLEKEFGVHYAMGGVQAIADAMAGVVRGQGGIIRQNAEVDEIRIEGGAARGVTLTDGSTLDAGLVVSNADAGHTYDRLLRNHGKRRWTRRKLARRRWSMGLYVWYFGTKDTAGMWPDVGHHTIQNGPRFKGLLRDIFMRGKLADDMSLYIHRPSVTDPGVAPAGDDTFYVLSPVPHLGWKDPVDWQAEEPAYREKVAAVLEGIMPGFRARISTELVFTPETFRDRYLSPHGAGFSLEPRILQSAWFRPHNVSEEARGLYIVGAGTHPGAGLPGVISSAEVLGKLVPDAPRLGDAQRLAAE